ACTTTTTGAATCTCAAGTGTCCGCCTTGCGGTCGTTCAAGCTTCTCTCTGTCGAATTGGAGAATCCCCTGATGAGGAAAAAACTTTCTGAAATTGGAGATGACCTCCAGAGCGGAATGTCGATATCACAGGCGCTCAATAAGCATCCGAGCGTGTTCTCCGGTTTTTATGTGAACATGGTTCGCTCCGGAGAGGAGTCGGGAAAATTGAGCGAAACATTTGCATATCTCGCCGACTATCTCGAGCGGACCTACGAACTAACCTCAAAGGTCCGCGGAGCATTGGCGTACCCGGCATTCGTGTTCATGGTCTTTATTGTGATCATGGTTCTTCTGATGACTAAGATCGTGCCACAACTAGCCGATATGCTTAAGGCAGGAGGCCAAGAGCTTCCTGTGTATACAAAAATTATTATAGGCATAAGCGATTTCATGGTAAACTACGGATTATTTTTTCTCGTAGTGCTTATTATGGCAGGAGTGGCAGTGTGGCGATATAGCAAAGCGGGGGTCATTTCATTTTCCGCGATCAAATTAAAGCTCCCGCTCTTCGGTGATCTTTTTAGGAAAATTTACCTCGCGCGTATTTCAGACAATATGTACACCATGCTTTCAAGCGGGATCCCGATGATCAAATCGATAGAGATCAGCGCGAACGTCGTTGGAAACGACATATACAAAAAAATCCTTGAAGACGCCGCGGACGCGATCAAAACAGGGAACACGATGTCGTCCGCGCTGGTGGGGTATAAAGAAATCCCGGCAATTATGATCCAGATGATCAAGGTGGGTGAGGAGACGGGGCAAGTCGCGAATATTCTCCAAAAACTTGCGAAATTCTATCGCCGCGAGGTGGACACATCGGTTGAAACGCTTATTAGTCTTATTGAGCCAATATTGATGGTATTTTTGGGTCTTGGTGTCGGGATTGTCCTTGCCGCGGTCCTTATCCCGATCTACGACATCGCGGGAGGGATAAATTAGCTTCTAGCTTCCAGAGCTTCAGTAGCTTCAAAAGGTTTTAAATCAAGAAGCTTATAAGCCAAAGGTCCGACCCTGCCTACCGGCAGGCAGGCCTTAAGGCTCCCAAGGTCGGACCCTTGTAAATTACACGTTTTACGACCCTCACTTATCCACACCCGCTATTTCCTTGATTTTTTGATGATATATAATTACTACAGCCTAGAAACAAGCGCTTTCGTGTTATCTTTTGGTCGAATTTTCCTCTAAGCACGATAAGCGCAATAAGGTTGGTTATATATTATTAAAGTTTATTATTTAGAATAAGAAACAAATGAAAAAACGAGGTTTTACATTGATCGAACTTTTGGTCGTTATCGCCATTATTGGTATTCTCGCGTCAGTTGTGTTGGCATCGCTCAACACCGCGCGAACAAAAGGTTCAGACGCTGCAGGAAAAGCTCAAATGTCCGGGGCTCGTGCTCAAGCGGAACTTTTCTACGACAGTAATGGTAATAGCTATGATGGGGGTACTGCGGCGACAAATGTCTGTGATCCTGCTGGTTTAGCTGGCGGTGTAAGTGGAGTCAACGCACTTGTTTTAGCAGCTGCAAAGAACGCGCTTAGCACCGCTGTTGTTGGTGTTGACGATACTGTTACCACAGTACCTGCGACTGCTTCTTGTAACGCGACTGCTAATGCATATGCCGCCGAAGTTGCCTTAAAGGGCGGCTCTTTCTTTTGTGTAGATTCTACAGGGAAAGGGCAGGTTAATGCCGCTGCTGGTCTCGACAACACAGCAACCGACGTTAGTTGTTAATCTAGTAATTTTCAAATTCCACAAAAAACCACCCGAGCGGGTGGTTTTTTGATGGGGCACAAAGGACTTTCCTTTGTAAACCCTAATTATGGGGCACAAAGGACTTTCCTTTGTAAACCCTAATTATTAAAATCGAATTCTGGTTGGATCCAATCTCGCAGGGATAAGGGGGTCAGATAAGGGGGTCAGGTACCCTTTTCTTTTGGTTCTGATATACTAAATTCATGCCTCGCATCACTCGTACCGACATTGGCAATCATTGTTATCATGTCATAAATCGTGCCAACGCTCGACTCCCAATTTTCTTTACAGAAAAGGATTACATTTTGTTCGAGAATGTTTTAGAAGAAGCTCAAGAAAAGTTTTCTATGAGAATTCTCGCGTATTGCCTTATGCCAAATCATTTTCACCTCGTACTGTACCCAAGAAATGATGGTGATATGGGTAAATTCATGCAATGGCTCACACTCACTCATACGCAACGCTGGCATCAAATAAACAATACAAAGGGAACGGGGCACCTCTATCAAGGAAGGTACAAATCTTTTTTGATACAAGAAGACAACCATCTTCTTTCTGTCATTCGCTATGTGGAGCGAAATGCCCTTCGTGCAAAGCTTGTTAAAAAAGCAGAGAACTGGGGTTTCTGTAGTTTGGCGCGCAGGCTTTCAAGGGACACAAGAAAAAAGAAGCTTTTGTCAGCGTGGCCGATATCAGAACCCGAAGATTATCTTTTGTTTGTAAATACTCCGCAACCCAAAGAGGAAGAAGAAAATATTAGAGCATCTGTCGTAAGGGGGAAACCGTTGGGTACAGATACATGGACTGTAAAAGTGATAAAAAAATTTAGACTCGAAGCTACCATCCGCTCGCCATGGAGGCCCCAAAAGGGTACCTGACCCCCTTATTCTTATTCTTATTCCCTTATTCTGACCCCCTTATTTCCCTTATTTCTTATTTCTTATTTTTCTGACTGACCCCCTTTCTGACCCCCTTTCCCCCTTTCCTGACCTTTCCCCCCTTTCCTGACCCCCTTTCTAATAACAAAAAACCCCCACTTCTACAAAGGACTTTCCTTTGCATTCTCTGTTTCTTTGTTGATAGAACGAACCTTGATAAAACATTGATAATTTAAATGGTATGAACTGTGGTATTATACATATATGAACGTGTTTTTTTACACCATTTTTTTTATTCTCGGAACTATTGTTGGCAGTTTTCTCAATGTGGTGATTCTTCGCTATAACACCGGCGTGTCATTTTTTTCTGGCAGATCATTTTGTCCCTCGTGCAATAAGAAACTTTCATGGTATGAGCTTGTGCCAATAGTAAGTTTTTTTGTGCTTCGTGGAAAATGCGCCGGTTGTGGAAGCAAGATTTCTTTTCAGTATCCACTTATTGAATTAACAACAGGGCTTTTGTTTCTAGTTACAAGTTATAAGTTACAGGTTACAGGTTTTGACGCCCACTATCTACTATCTACTATCTACTATCTACTCATCTGGAGCCTTCTCATAGTAATCTCCATCTACGACCTTCGCCATAAAATTATCCCTGACTTCCCTGTGTTTATTTTTTCTGGTCTTGCGCTTGTGTACCTTGTCGTAAGCGCAGGTTTCGGAAATATATTACACGCACCTCACTCATGGGATTTACTTGCGGGACCTTTGTTCGCTCTTCCTTTTGCCGCGCTGTGGTATTTCTCACAAGGAAGGTGGATGGGGCTTGGCGATGCGAAACTTGCCCTTGGAATTGGGTGGTTTCTTGGGCTCATCAAGGGTGGTTCGGCAATTATTCTCGGATTTTGGATGGGAGCGATTGTAGGGCTTATGCTCGTTGTTTTAAGCAAGCTTTCTTTTGCTAAGCGATTTCGCTCGAAATTTGGAATGAAAAGTGAAATTCCTTTCGGCCCATTTTTGATTCTGGGAACTATTCTCATATTCTTTTTCAACATCAACCTCTTTGATTTAGGGTTCGTATTGTTCTAAACTATAGAGATAGGAAAAGATTTTTATTTAAAAAGTAATCATGTTTTTAAAACGCAAAAAGGGGTTGTTTAAAAAAGGAGGATTTACACTCATCGAGCTTCTCGTTGTGTTTTTTATTATGGTCTCAATACTCGCAATCATTATTCCTGACTACCTATCATATTCAGATAAAAGTGATTTTGATAATTTGACACTCGATATTGCCCTAACTATACGTGAAGCGCAGAGCTATGGGATAAGCGCAAAAGAAACATTTGCGGGTTCAGGTAACTTCGACATCCCCTATGGTGTTCATTTTGATATAAATAAACCCAACGAATTTCTCTTTTTTGAAGATACCAATAAAGA
This genomic window from bacterium contains:
- a CDS encoding type II secretion system F family protein gives rise to the protein LFESQVSALRSFKLLSVELENPLMRKKLSEIGDDLQSGMSISQALNKHPSVFSGFYVNMVRSGEESGKLSETFAYLADYLERTYELTSKVRGALAYPAFVFMVFIVIMVLLMTKIVPQLADMLKAGGQELPVYTKIIIGISDFMVNYGLFFLVVLIMAGVAVWRYSKAGVISFSAIKLKLPLFGDLFRKIYLARISDNMYTMLSSGIPMIKSIEISANVVGNDIYKKILEDAADAIKTGNTMSSALVGYKEIPAIMIQMIKVGEETGQVANILQKLAKFYRREVDTSVETLISLIEPILMVFLGLGVGIVLAAVLIPIYDIAGGIN
- a CDS encoding type II secretion system protein; protein product: MKKRGFTLIELLVVIAIIGILASVVLASLNTARTKGSDAAGKAQMSGARAQAELFYDSNGNSYDGGTAATNVCDPAGLAGGVSGVNALVLAAAKNALSTAVVGVDDTVTTVPATASCNATANAYAAEVALKGGSFFCVDSTGKGQVNAAAGLDNTATDVSC
- a CDS encoding transposase, translated to MPRITRTDIGNHCYHVINRANARLPIFFTEKDYILFENVLEEAQEKFSMRILAYCLMPNHFHLVLYPRNDGDMGKFMQWLTLTHTQRWHQINNTKGTGHLYQGRYKSFLIQEDNHLLSVIRYVERNALRAKLVKKAENWGFCSLARRLSRDTRKKKLLSAWPISEPEDYLLFVNTPQPKEEEENIRASVVRGKPLGTDTWTVKVIKKFRLEATIRSPWRPQKGT
- a CDS encoding prepilin peptidase, whose product is MNVFFYTIFFILGTIVGSFLNVVILRYNTGVSFFSGRSFCPSCNKKLSWYELVPIVSFFVLRGKCAGCGSKISFQYPLIELTTGLLFLVTSYKLQVTGFDAHYLLSTIYYLLIWSLLIVISIYDLRHKIIPDFPVFIFSGLALVYLVVSAGFGNILHAPHSWDLLAGPLFALPFAALWYFSQGRWMGLGDAKLALGIGWFLGLIKGGSAIILGFWMGAIVGLMLVVLSKLSFAKRFRSKFGMKSEIPFGPFLILGTILIFFFNINLFDLGFVLF